One region of Intestinimonas massiliensis (ex Afouda et al. 2020) genomic DNA includes:
- a CDS encoding transposase gives MMGYQSRQMAMIFVDMESLIPENHLLRKIDRMVSFDFIYDLLAPYYPATGRPSIDPASMFKMLLIGYLYGIKSERRLVEEVRLNIAYRWFCGFELDDAIPDHSTFSKTRTRKWQQSALFQKAFYEIVKQCVAGGLIDGKAMAADGSYIPANVSRESWIDVEIEVEQSMQSDLDSLDEELSNQPGFKKPPTRIARK, from the coding sequence ATGATGGGATACCAAAGCAGACAAATGGCAATGATTTTCGTGGATATGGAGTCATTAATCCCGGAAAACCACCTGCTGCGGAAAATCGACCGGATGGTATCCTTCGACTTCATCTATGATCTTCTGGCGCCATATTATCCGGCAACAGGTCGCCCATCCATCGACCCTGCCAGTATGTTTAAAATGCTCTTGATCGGATATCTGTATGGCATCAAATCAGAGCGGCGGCTGGTAGAGGAAGTTCGGCTCAATATTGCCTATCGCTGGTTCTGTGGATTTGAACTGGATGACGCCATCCCGGATCACTCTACATTCAGCAAAACCAGGACGCGAAAATGGCAGCAGAGCGCTCTCTTTCAGAAAGCTTTCTATGAGATTGTCAAACAGTGCGTAGCTGGCGGTCTTATCGACGGAAAAGCCATGGCTGCGGACGGAAGCTACATTCCAGCCAACGTATCCAGAGAAAGCTGGATCGATGTAGAAATCGAAGTTGAACAAAGTATGCAGAGCGATCTTGATTCCCTGGATGAAGAGCTTTCCAACCAACCGGGGTTCAAAAAGCCGCCAACGAGAATAGCAAGGAAGTGA
- a CDS encoding transposase, whose product MEATVDCKHGILTGVDVCPANEKESLLVLRHLERQINLGIPMNRLALDRGYETGAVHRGLELLGITGYIPAIQFSNPPEKYGFSYDPQLDAFICPEGVPLTYHRLNCNKSTGKYLRCYQVESDVCMHCSKRPNCFDKAGIRRRVLASICYPAFYRGHQRVGTPEYLSMMRLRKIWAEGSFSVLKREHCISKIRKRGILAATEECLLAAMALNLKRMANAIFFISIFTILPIPLRVSAEFLPLSTGPTLDGTNVYFTDPYCAWQKGTNENWSGLLRYFCPKGRVLSRAAPTTQKRGLALIHARPRSAQELWDFELNFGCT is encoded by the coding sequence ATGGAAGCAACTGTGGACTGTAAACACGGCATTTTAACAGGTGTTGATGTATGTCCTGCCAATGAGAAGGAAAGCCTTCTGGTCTTGCGGCATTTGGAACGGCAGATAAATCTTGGCATCCCAATGAACCGGCTTGCTCTGGATCGTGGATATGAGACTGGTGCTGTTCACCGGGGGCTGGAGCTGTTGGGTATTACCGGATATATCCCCGCGATCCAATTCTCCAATCCACCCGAGAAGTATGGATTCTCCTACGATCCACAGTTGGACGCATTCATCTGCCCGGAAGGAGTCCCTCTTACATACCATAGGCTAAATTGCAACAAATCAACCGGTAAATATCTGCGTTGCTACCAAGTCGAGAGTGATGTCTGTATGCACTGTTCAAAACGGCCGAACTGTTTTGACAAGGCCGGAATTCGGCGCAGGGTGCTGGCCAGCATCTGCTATCCGGCATTTTACAGAGGACATCAGCGTGTTGGGACTCCTGAATACCTATCCATGATGCGGCTTCGTAAAATCTGGGCCGAGGGCAGTTTCTCTGTCTTGAAACGGGAACACTGCATTTCAAAGATTCGAAAAAGGGGCATTCTTGCAGCAACGGAAGAATGCCTCCTTGCAGCCATGGCCCTAAACCTTAAGAGGATGGCAAATGCCATCTTTTTTATCTCCATATTTACTATTCTGCCGATACCTCTGCGAGTTTCGGCAGAATTTTTGCCTTTGTCAACAGGTCCAACTCTTGACGGCACCAACGTCTACTTTACCGACCCTTACTGCGCTTGGCAGAAGGGTACCAACGAAAATTGGAGCGGCCTGCTCCGGTATTTCTGCCCGAAAGGCAGAGTTCTGTCTCGTGCTGCTCCCACCACTCAAAAACGAGGCCTGGCGTTGATTCACGCCAGGCCTCGATCCGCCCAGGAATTATGGGACTTCGAACTCAATTTCGGTTGCACTTAG
- a CDS encoding S-layer homology domain-containing protein: MKKTKLRALLSMGLAAALMVGLVAVTALADDGVPTVTYDHSVKQFQFTNVAAYSDEHGHQYPDLFRDLKNLMPGDAVSQAIKVKVSGTGRGSVNMYLKVESEGDGISADEKLDYAELLDAEGVTLTVKQGETVLAEGSLAEGVKLGKLKSSDTLDLSVTLNIPLTAGNGLQGLQGAVAWVFTAEYIPGGGGGGGGGTEIPETNPPLGPLPELEKGDHFAYIIGRDDGLVHPEAEITRAEVATIFFRLLTEDSRGHYWSQSNSYGDVDAGAWYNNAVSTLSNAGILYGKPGNLFDPDASITRAEFAAIAVRFFGGEYEGEDQFSDIGGHWASNEINRAYMNDLVKGYTDGTFRPDNDITRAEAITIINRVLERAPHKDYLLDDMITWPDNTDTAKWYYADVQEATNSHNYDPKYDKDGNVYEVWTGLRPVRDWAALERAWSEANSSESPGEVVSSNTSSVFGD; this comes from the coding sequence ATGAAGAAAACCAAATTGCGCGCCCTGCTGTCCATGGGTCTGGCGGCGGCGCTGATGGTGGGCCTCGTGGCGGTCACCGCCCTGGCGGATGACGGCGTGCCGACGGTCACCTATGACCACAGTGTAAAACAGTTCCAATTCACCAACGTGGCCGCCTACAGTGACGAACACGGCCATCAGTACCCCGACCTCTTCCGGGACCTGAAAAACCTGATGCCGGGCGACGCTGTCAGCCAGGCGATCAAGGTCAAGGTGTCCGGCACGGGGAGAGGCTCGGTCAACATGTACCTCAAGGTCGAGTCGGAGGGGGACGGCATCAGCGCCGACGAGAAGCTGGACTACGCCGAGCTCCTGGATGCGGAGGGCGTCACCCTGACGGTAAAGCAGGGGGAGACCGTCCTGGCCGAGGGAAGCCTGGCCGAGGGCGTCAAACTGGGAAAATTGAAGAGCAGCGACACGCTGGACTTGAGCGTCACTTTGAACATCCCCCTGACGGCTGGGAACGGCCTCCAGGGCCTGCAGGGCGCGGTGGCGTGGGTGTTCACCGCTGAGTACATCCCCGGCGGTGGCGGCGGCGGTGGCGGCGGGACCGAAATCCCTGAGACGAATCCGCCTCTGGGTCCCCTGCCCGAGCTGGAGAAGGGCGACCACTTTGCCTACATCATCGGCCGGGACGACGGCTTGGTCCATCCCGAGGCCGAGATCACCCGCGCCGAGGTGGCCACCATCTTCTTCCGTCTGCTGACGGAGGACTCCCGCGGCCACTACTGGAGCCAGAGCAATTCCTACGGCGACGTGGATGCTGGCGCCTGGTACAACAACGCTGTGTCCACTCTGTCCAACGCCGGTATCCTCTACGGCAAGCCGGGCAATCTGTTTGATCCCGACGCGTCCATCACCCGTGCCGAGTTCGCCGCCATCGCCGTCCGCTTCTTCGGCGGCGAGTACGAGGGGGAGGACCAGTTCAGCGACATCGGCGGGCACTGGGCCAGCAACGAGATCAACCGGGCGTACATGAACGATCTGGTCAAGGGCTACACCGACGGCACCTTCCGGCCCGACAACGACATCACCCGGGCGGAGGCCATTACCATCATCAACCGGGTCCTGGAGCGCGCGCCCCACAAGGACTACCTGCTGGACGATATGATCACCTGGCCGGACAACACGGATACGGCCAAGTGGTACTACGCCGACGTGCAGGAGGCCACCAACTCCCACAATTATGACCCGAAGTACGACAAGGATGGGAATGTCTACGAGGTCTGGACCGGTCTGCGGCCGGTCCGCGACTGGGCGGCCCTGGAGCGGGCGTGGTCGGAGGCCAACTCCTCCGAGAGCCCCGGGGAGGTCGTCTCCTCCAACACCAGTTCGGTGTTTGGGGATTAA
- a CDS encoding InlB B-repeat-containing protein translates to MKKRILALALCLGLLAGMVPAYAFEPGLEPDVSTLALMLEEDAVEAVELPENEKTVLTADPADAETYQWQIRVMESPELWVDIFGQTEAECNLSYPMVVNLLDENGQAYVRCRSVIGGETILSEPVVVTVTEPTVIELPEEPVVAIVTEPAVVELPEEPVEEPEAPAPTEEPEAPAPTEEPEAPAATEEPETPAPTEEPEAPAPTEEPEAPAATEEPEAPAPTEEPAAEGEDASGEEAGAVDYSTPVVHGYSLKRMLLANETPTPATYNVVIHYVFENGEMVADPYTASLAAGSSFSATVTFPVVQGYLPYVGEAAETSSSIELNYTNIQEDHTITVVYKPTNVDYTVIHYQQNVDNDQYTEVGRETRQGLTNSNVPEVAKTYEGFYALLYEKPAIAADGSTVVEVYYDRIYSLMLFDLDGGYGVEPIYARYGTPIGNVGTPTKAGYTFKGWSEDGTTVVDLPDEMPAANKTYKALWQPDNTAKVTIVFWGENADDEEYSYLDSAEVNVKPGTEFTYSEDGFLICGQKEHTHDDTCYTCGQSSHTHSTDCYAGVGDRAITGSTGKPKNPAEGQVYEGKFDTYIYIKGTWYYYTGSTASGSIAPTICGKTEGTHTHTDACLGCGKTEHTHTSSCYMGSAGLDPKLWTFVRSDTVTVAADGSSVVNVYYDRTTFTLTFRASNNTVATITDKWGADIHTMFPIVGTNGTTYKGTEWKVPDGCQTFKPGTNVLSIDTMPSENITFTRNNTDDSATLYYYVESLDGTGAHEHGGKKYDLYKTVYLPNSGRLTESEEFHEIIGFTKGDYYPNTIFNKVSKEMYLYYTRNSFDIVFYNPTELIHTEENIPYQKNLSSYAYVPTDDQVPAKYEPGSVTFAGWYLNPECSGEEFVFSAHTMPAGPNNVNGEVALSLYAKWVPVTHTVEFYLDKAALEAGTKLDTHPDQTVSHGSLVDPAPEAPANGSYTFVGWFYLDNGVEKAFDFANMPVNKDLKVYGKWSSNTLMEYTISYKLQGTDTEIAAPTTGSGLAGVTKTFEAKGGADLYDGYQEGYFPVVKSHSLTIDIDDPTKNIFTFEYIQKDAVPYTVRYLNKETGEPVADTKTVDNNRKAVVTETFVPVSGMMPDAYQKRLVVSAEEGAVNEIIFYYTKDTTHAYYKITHYTQNTDGATWTEYASSQAVGDIGTTYTADPLTIPGFTYDSAVPGAVASGELTAGGLELKLYYIRNEYPYQVRYLEQGTGKPLAEPKNGKGRYGAVISEAAISIEDYDLVTSTPQTLNIRIEESQTEAKLNVITFYYQEKTVAIHYQVVGPEGCGTVVPASETVKVLSGTANGSTAAASSEEYRFVGWYSDAACTNRVSADSKYVPEKVDGKNVAATYYAKFEPNQGSLTIEKTVVGGVEQDFIFDVTGGGKTYTVVISCDADGKGSTTIQGLTAGSYTVAERTGWSWKYECEGDASKDVTVPGGGAGTVSFTNEKTSNWFGASDKADNVFHVVTTNQAQDIQPAALPEKKLELNGEEV, encoded by the coding sequence ATGAAGAAACGAATTTTGGCGCTGGCGCTGTGCCTGGGTCTGCTTGCGGGCATGGTCCCAGCCTACGCCTTTGAGCCGGGGCTCGAGCCGGATGTGAGTACACTCGCCCTGATGCTGGAGGAGGACGCGGTCGAGGCGGTCGAGCTGCCGGAAAACGAAAAGACGGTCCTCACGGCAGACCCTGCGGACGCCGAGACCTATCAGTGGCAGATCCGGGTGATGGAATCCCCGGAGCTGTGGGTGGATATCTTTGGCCAGACCGAGGCGGAGTGTAATTTGAGCTACCCTATGGTGGTCAACCTGCTGGACGAGAACGGCCAGGCCTATGTGCGCTGCCGCAGTGTCATCGGCGGGGAGACCATCCTGAGCGAGCCTGTGGTGGTCACTGTGACCGAGCCCACCGTCATTGAGCTGCCGGAGGAGCCGGTGGTGGCCATCGTGACTGAGCCTGCCGTGGTCGAGCTGCCGGAGGAGCCTGTGGAGGAACCCGAGGCCCCCGCGCCTACCGAGGAACCCGAGGCCCCTGCGCCCACCGAGGAACCCGAGGCCCCGGCGGCCACCGAGGAACCCGAGACCCCGGCGCCCACCGAGGAACCTGAGGCCCCCGCGCCCACCGAGGAACCCGAGGCCCCCGCGGCCACCGAGGAACCTGAGGCCCCTGCGCCCACCGAGGAGCCAGCGGCGGAAGGGGAGGATGCCTCCGGCGAGGAGGCCGGCGCAGTGGACTACAGCACCCCTGTGGTCCATGGTTATTCCCTGAAGCGGATGCTTCTGGCGAATGAGACGCCTACCCCGGCGACCTACAATGTGGTCATCCACTATGTGTTCGAGAATGGCGAGATGGTAGCCGACCCCTACACCGCCAGCCTGGCCGCGGGCAGCAGCTTCAGCGCTACGGTCACCTTCCCGGTCGTGCAGGGCTATCTGCCCTATGTGGGCGAAGCGGCGGAAACCTCTTCCTCCATTGAACTGAACTATACCAACATTCAAGAGGACCACACGATCACCGTGGTCTACAAGCCCACCAACGTGGACTACACCGTCATCCACTATCAGCAGAACGTGGACAACGACCAGTATACGGAGGTAGGGCGGGAGACCAGGCAGGGCCTGACCAACTCCAACGTGCCCGAGGTGGCCAAGACCTATGAGGGGTTCTACGCCCTGCTGTATGAGAAGCCCGCCATCGCCGCCGACGGCAGCACCGTGGTGGAGGTCTACTATGACCGCATCTACAGTCTGATGCTGTTCGACCTGGACGGCGGCTACGGCGTGGAGCCCATCTACGCCCGCTACGGCACGCCCATCGGTAATGTGGGTACGCCCACCAAGGCTGGGTATACCTTCAAGGGGTGGTCTGAGGACGGAACGACTGTTGTGGATCTGCCCGACGAAATGCCCGCCGCAAATAAGACCTACAAGGCGCTTTGGCAGCCGGACAACACCGCTAAGGTCACGATTGTGTTCTGGGGCGAGAACGCGGATGACGAGGAATATTCCTATCTCGACTCTGCGGAAGTCAATGTAAAGCCCGGCACGGAGTTTACTTATAGTGAGGACGGCTTCCTGATTTGTGGTCAGAAGGAGCATACTCATGACGATACATGCTATACCTGCGGGCAGAGTAGCCATACACACAGTACCGACTGCTATGCTGGAGTAGGAGATAGGGCTATTACCGGCAGCACTGGAAAGCCGAAGAACCCTGCTGAGGGTCAGGTGTATGAGGGAAAGTTTGATACCTATATTTATATTAAGGGTACGTGGTACTACTACACAGGATCTACAGCATCAGGGTCGATTGCTCCCACTATCTGTGGCAAGACTGAGGGTACCCACACCCACACCGATGCCTGCTTGGGCTGTGGCAAAACGGAACACACCCATACCTCCAGTTGCTACATGGGCAGCGCGGGCCTGGACCCCAAGTTGTGGACATTTGTTCGCTCCGACACTGTAACCGTGGCCGCCGATGGCTCAAGCGTGGTCAATGTCTATTACGACCGCACCACCTTTACGCTGACCTTCCGGGCAAGCAACAATACTGTTGCGACAATCACGGATAAGTGGGGCGCGGATATTCATACTATGTTCCCAATTGTTGGAACTAACGGGACAACATATAAAGGTACAGAGTGGAAAGTTCCCGACGGATGTCAGACATTCAAACCTGGCACAAATGTACTGTCTATTGACACTATGCCCAGTGAGAATATCACGTTTACAAGGAATAATACAGACGATAGTGCCACGCTGTACTATTATGTCGAGTCCTTGGACGGTACCGGAGCACATGAACACGGTGGGAAGAAGTACGACCTGTATAAAACAGTGTACTTGCCGAATAGTGGACGTTTAACGGAATCTGAAGAGTTTCATGAGATCATTGGCTTTACGAAAGGTGACTATTATCCCAACACCATTTTTAACAAGGTAAGCAAAGAAATGTATCTCTATTATACCCGGAACTCTTTTGACATTGTGTTCTACAATCCTACAGAGCTAATTCACACGGAAGAAAATATCCCCTATCAAAAAAATCTGAGCAGCTATGCCTATGTTCCAACGGATGATCAGGTGCCTGCAAAGTATGAGCCCGGTTCTGTGACGTTCGCTGGTTGGTATTTAAACCCTGAATGCTCCGGAGAGGAATTTGTTTTTTCCGCACACACTATGCCCGCTGGACCCAATAATGTGAATGGAGAGGTGGCGCTCAGCCTCTATGCCAAGTGGGTGCCCGTCACCCACACGGTGGAGTTCTATCTGGATAAGGCCGCGCTGGAGGCTGGGACCAAACTCGACACCCACCCCGACCAGACGGTCTCCCACGGTAGTTTGGTGGACCCGGCTCCCGAGGCCCCTGCCAACGGCAGCTATACCTTTGTGGGCTGGTTCTACCTGGACAACGGCGTGGAGAAGGCCTTTGACTTTGCCAACATGCCCGTCAACAAGGATCTGAAGGTTTACGGCAAGTGGAGCTCCAACACACTGATGGAATATACCATCTCCTACAAGCTCCAGGGCACTGACACCGAGATCGCCGCGCCCACCACTGGCTCCGGTCTGGCGGGCGTCACCAAGACCTTTGAGGCCAAGGGCGGCGCCGACCTCTATGACGGCTATCAGGAGGGCTACTTCCCCGTGGTGAAGTCCCACTCCCTGACCATTGACATTGACGACCCGACCAAGAACATCTTTACCTTCGAGTACATCCAGAAGGATGCTGTACCCTACACCGTCCGGTACCTGAACAAAGAGACTGGTGAACCCGTGGCTGATACAAAGACGGTCGACAACAACCGGAAGGCCGTGGTCACCGAGACCTTCGTGCCCGTCTCCGGCATGATGCCCGACGCCTACCAGAAGCGTCTGGTAGTCAGCGCGGAAGAGGGCGCGGTCAACGAGATCATCTTCTACTATACCAAGGATACCACCCACGCCTACTACAAGATCACCCACTACACCCAGAATACCGACGGGGCGACCTGGACGGAGTACGCCTCCTCCCAGGCTGTGGGCGACATCGGCACGACCTACACCGCCGACCCCCTCACCATCCCCGGCTTTACCTATGACTCTGCGGTGCCGGGTGCGGTAGCCAGCGGCGAACTGACGGCCGGCGGCTTGGAGCTCAAGCTGTATTACATCCGAAATGAGTACCCCTATCAGGTGCGCTATCTGGAGCAGGGGACTGGTAAACCGCTGGCAGAACCCAAGAACGGCAAAGGCAGGTATGGGGCGGTCATTTCCGAGGCGGCCATCTCCATTGAGGACTATGACCTAGTGACTTCCACCCCCCAGACCCTGAACATTCGCATTGAGGAAAGCCAGACGGAGGCCAAGCTGAACGTCATTACCTTCTACTATCAGGAGAAGACGGTCGCTATCCACTATCAGGTGGTTGGCCCGGAGGGCTGCGGCACGGTTGTCCCCGCCAGCGAGACCGTAAAAGTCCTCAGCGGCACCGCCAATGGCTCCACCGCCGCGGCCAGCAGTGAGGAATACCGCTTCGTGGGCTGGTACAGCGACGCGGCCTGCACGAACCGGGTGTCTGCTGACAGCAAGTATGTTCCTGAAAAGGTAGACGGCAAGAACGTGGCCGCCACCTACTACGCCAAGTTTGAGCCCAACCAGGGCAGCTTGACCATCGAAAAAACCGTCGTGGGCGGGGTGGAGCAGGACTTCATCTTTGATGTAACAGGTGGGGGCAAGACCTACACGGTGGTCATAAGCTGCGATGCCGACGGCAAGGGCAGCACGACGATTCAGGGCCTGACCGCCGGAAGCTACACCGTCGCCGAGCGCACCGGCTGGTCTTGGAAGTACGAGTGTGAGGGTGACGCCAGCAAGGATGTCACCGTCCCCGGTGGCGGCGCCGGGACCGTCTCCTTTACCAACGAGAAGACCAGCAACTGGTTTGGCGCCAGCGACAAGGCGGACAACGTGTTTCATGTGGTGACCACGAATCAGGCACAGGACATCCAGCCTGCAGCCCTGCCGGAAAAGAAACTTGAGCTGAACGGGGAGGAGGTGTAA
- a CDS encoding SipW-dependent-type signal peptide-containing protein — translation MKKRLAIAGVIAAVLALCALGTLAYFTAEGRATNVITTGTVELTLHEMQQGADGQLAEYPDEPITGVMPGQSVSKIPYVENSGSQPFYTRVKVAVTVTGADGTPLSGDVVSLNVDARKWLQKDGWYYCAEPVASGVENRVALFDTVTFSADMGNAYQNCTVAIDIEAQAVQVKNNPIPAGGTVLDVQGWPAAA, via the coding sequence ATGAAGAAACGACTTGCGATTGCCGGCGTGATCGCCGCGGTGCTGGCCCTGTGCGCCCTGGGCACCCTGGCCTACTTCACGGCGGAGGGCAGAGCCACCAACGTGATTACCACCGGCACCGTGGAGCTGACCCTGCACGAGATGCAGCAGGGTGCGGACGGCCAACTGGCCGAGTATCCCGACGAGCCGATCACCGGCGTGATGCCCGGCCAGTCGGTGTCCAAGATCCCCTATGTGGAGAACAGCGGCAGCCAGCCCTTCTATACCCGTGTGAAGGTGGCGGTGACCGTCACCGGGGCGGATGGCACGCCGCTCTCCGGCGATGTGGTGTCGCTGAATGTGGATGCCCGGAAGTGGCTGCAAAAGGACGGCTGGTATTACTGCGCCGAGCCTGTGGCCTCCGGCGTGGAAAACCGCGTGGCCCTGTTTGATACCGTCACCTTCTCGGCCGATATGGGCAATGCATATCAGAATTGCACCGTTGCCATCGACATTGAGGCCCAGGCGGTGCAGGTGAAGAACAATCCGATCCCGGCCGGGGGCACGGTCCTGGACGTGCAGGGCTGGCCGGCGGCGGCGTGA
- a CDS encoding TasA family protein, giving the protein MKKKILTAALAVCMLATLVIGASLAYFTDTDSKTNTFTVGNVDITLTEPGWLGDTSADDVRLIPGKTIAKDPTINVAQGSQTAYTFMKVQLSDDFRKLIKDWATAQKVSDPKEMISAWFSSTVKPKIMAADIEKGYVILGVLSPKAAGESVTYFDEVTVPATVTQDMIKADGTYSIVITAYAIQAEGFYTTEDPDAKQAARAEAFKALFPDETLLA; this is encoded by the coding sequence ATGAAGAAAAAGATTCTGACTGCCGCTCTGGCCGTCTGCATGCTGGCCACTCTGGTCATCGGTGCGTCTCTGGCCTACTTCACTGACACTGATAGCAAGACCAACACCTTTACCGTGGGCAACGTGGACATCACCCTGACCGAGCCTGGCTGGCTGGGCGATACGAGTGCGGACGACGTCCGCCTGATCCCCGGCAAGACCATCGCCAAGGACCCCACCATCAACGTTGCGCAGGGCAGCCAGACTGCCTACACCTTTATGAAGGTACAGCTCTCGGATGATTTCCGGAAGCTCATCAAGGACTGGGCAACTGCCCAGAAGGTTAGCGACCCCAAGGAAATGATCAGCGCCTGGTTCTCCAGCACTGTCAAACCCAAGATCATGGCCGCTGACATCGAGAAAGGCTATGTCATCCTGGGCGTGCTCAGCCCCAAGGCGGCGGGCGAGTCCGTGACCTACTTTGACGAGGTCACTGTTCCCGCGACCGTGACTCAGGACATGATTAAGGCTGACGGTACTTACAGCATCGTGATTACTGCCTACGCCATCCAGGCCGAGGGCTTCTACACCACCGAGGATCCGGACGCCAAGCAGGCCGCCCGCGCTGAGGCGTTCAAGGCTCTGTTCCCCGACGAGACCCTTCTGGCTTGA
- a CDS encoding SipW-dependent-type signal peptide-containing protein, translated as MKKTLTLVLSLALAVAIGIGGTLAWLTAQTSTITNTFTVGQVDITLQEKEIGKNTFLDAETEAKAQTYKVSPGVNIEKEAKVVVKANSEACYLFVKVVKGNSFDANFAYTIAAGWTELTEGSGIYYRTVDATTSDVSYEVLAENTITVKDSITTLDANATLSFQAYAIQSAGITGTESKTPVQVAWETVSAT; from the coding sequence ATGAAAAAGACACTGACCCTGGTACTTTCCCTGGCGCTGGCCGTGGCCATCGGCATCGGTGGCACGCTGGCCTGGCTGACTGCGCAGACATCGACCATCACCAACACCTTTACGGTCGGGCAGGTTGATATTACCCTGCAAGAGAAAGAAATCGGCAAGAATACCTTCCTGGATGCCGAGACTGAAGCGAAAGCCCAGACTTATAAGGTTAGCCCTGGCGTAAACATTGAGAAAGAAGCTAAGGTCGTCGTTAAGGCTAACAGTGAAGCATGCTATTTGTTTGTAAAAGTAGTAAAAGGCAACAGCTTTGATGCCAACTTCGCATATACCATTGCCGCTGGTTGGACGGAACTGACGGAAGGTTCCGGCATCTATTACCGTACTGTGGATGCAACCACTTCGGATGTATCTTATGAAGTTCTTGCAGAGAATACCATTACTGTTAAGGACAGCATTACTACACTGGATGCAAATGCCACCCTGTCTTTCCAGGCCTACGCCATCCAGTCTGCTGGCATTACGGGAACTGAGAGCAAGACTCCCGTTCAGGTCGCTTGGGAAACGGTTTCCGCTACTTAA
- a CDS encoding signal peptidase I, with amino-acid sequence MPTLLKRLWNIVTTVLVAAVVLLAVLLVGVRLVGLTPFVVLSGSMEPTYPTGALIYVKKVPAEQIQVGDPITFVMNEDLVVATHRVVDIDGENQRFTTKGDANDAVDGAPVHFKNLIGKPVFCIPKLGYLSNFLTHPPGMYVGWSVIGVLLVLLFTPELLKWAEKSDRKAAEKKRAAQPDTGGKPKGI; translated from the coding sequence ATGCCCACGCTGCTGAAAAGGCTGTGGAATATCGTGACGACGGTGCTGGTGGCGGCGGTCGTTCTGCTGGCGGTGCTGCTGGTGGGCGTGCGGCTGGTGGGGCTGACCCCCTTCGTGGTCCTCAGCGGCAGTATGGAGCCCACCTACCCCACCGGCGCGCTGATTTATGTCAAAAAGGTCCCGGCGGAGCAGATTCAGGTGGGGGACCCCATCACCTTTGTCATGAACGAGGACCTGGTGGTGGCCACCCACCGGGTGGTGGACATTGACGGCGAGAACCAGCGCTTCACCACCAAGGGCGACGCCAACGACGCCGTGGACGGCGCGCCGGTCCACTTCAAGAATTTGATCGGTAAGCCGGTGTTTTGCATACCCAAGCTGGGCTATCTGTCCAATTTTCTCACCCATCCGCCCGGCATGTATGTGGGCTGGAGCGTCATCGGCGTGCTGCTGGTGCTTCTGTTCACGCCCGAGCTGCTCAAATGGGCGGAAAAGTCCGACCGGAAGGCGGCGGAGAAAAAGCGCGCCGCCCAGCCTGATACAGGGGGAAAGCCGAAAGGCATTTGA